A genomic stretch from Theobroma cacao cultivar B97-61/B2 chromosome 4, Criollo_cocoa_genome_V2, whole genome shotgun sequence includes:
- the LOC108661528 gene encoding cannabidiolic acid synthase-like produces MNSCYFSMFPILFLVLLSSSWATLAQSHNKFLHCLSSFHSEDSSSISKVIYTPYNSSYSSILESSIRNLRFSEPDTPKPLVIVAPLHASHIQITIYCSRKHELQIRIRSGGHDYEGLSYTSEVPFVIIDLVNFRAIDVDVENKVAWVQSGATLGELYYGIAERSRTLTFPAGVCHTVGVGGYFSGGGYGLLFRKYGLAVDNIIDAQFVDTNGRILNRKSMGEDLFWAIRGGGGGSFGIVLAWKVKLVHVPATVTVFTVSKTLEQNATKLVHLWQYVAPKLPHDIFSSISFRKVNSSQDGQRTILASFHSLYLGEVDELIPLMQERFPELGLRKEDCTEMSWIESILYFRQIQNGTMDILLDRSYKTTLVGPSFKMKSDYVKEPIPETSFTGIWSKLYDVDAEFVGISFVAYGGKMDEIPETATPFPHRAGNLYKIIYNVGWKEKDNIKSQKYLSWIRNFYGYMSSFVSKHPREAYVNYRDLDIGLNNKGNTSFEQASIWGHKYFKKNFDRLVHVKTMIDPKNFFKHEQSIPPLFS; encoded by the coding sequence ATGAACTCTTGTTACTTTTCAATGTTTCCtattcttttccttgttcTCTTATCATCGTCATGGGCAACTTTAGCTCAAAGCCACAACAAATTCCTTCAttgcctttcttcttttcattctGAGGACTCCTCTTCCATTTCTAAAGTCATTTATACACCATATAATTCATCATATTCTTCTATTTTGGAGTCTTCTATTCGAAATCTTAGATTCTCTGAACCAGATACTCCTAAACCTTTAGTCATAGTGGCACCATTGCATGCTTCCCACATTCAAATTACAATATATTGTTCAAGAAAACACGAGCTTCAAATTAGGATTCGAAGTGGTGGTCATGATTATGAAGGTCTTTCTTATACTTCCGAAGTTCCATTTGTCATCATTGATTTGGTTAATTTTCGAGCAATCGATGTTGATGTAGAAAATAAAGTGGCATGGGTTCAATCTGGTGCTACTCTCGGGGAACTATATTATGGAATTGCTGAAAGAAGTAGAACTCTTACCTTCCCTGCTGGTGTTTGCCACACTGTGGGAGTTGGGGGGTACTTCAGCGGCGGAGGTTATGGTTTATTATTTCGGAAATACGGTCTAGCTGTTGATAATATAATTGATGCTCAATTTGTCGATACTAATGGGAGAATTCTCAATAGAAAATCCATGGGAGAAGATTTGTTTTGGGCAATTCGAGGAGGTGGAGGAGGTAGCTTTGGAATTGTCCTCGCGTGGAAAGTAAAGTTGGTTCATGTTCCAGCAACTGTTACAGTATTCACAGTGAGCAAGACCTTGGAACAGAATGCAACCAAACTTGTTCATCTCTGGCAATATGTTGCACCCAAGCTTCCTCATGACATATTCTCTAGTATTTCCTTTAGAAAGGTGAACTCTAGTCAAGATGGGCAAAGGACAATTCTAGCTTCCTTTCATTCCTTGTATCTTGGTGAGGTTGATGAGCTCATTCCATTGATGCAAGAGAGATTTCCTGAGCTTGGACTAAGGAAGGAAGATTGTACTGAAATGAGTTGGATTGAATCTATTCTCTACTTTCGCCAAATTCAAAATGGAACCATGGATATATTACTTGACAGGAGCTACAAGACTACTCTTGTTGGTCCTTCATTCAAAATGAAATCTGACTATGTGAAGGAACCTATTCCTGAAACTTCATTTACAGGAATATGGTCAAAACTTTATGATGTAGACGCAGAATTTGTCGGTATCAGTTTTGTTGCTTATGGAGGAAAAATGGATGAGATTCCAGAGACCGCAACTCCATTCCCACATAGAGCTGGCAACTTGTACAAGATCATATATAATGTGGgttggaaagaaaaagacaacATAAAATCTCAAAAGTACTTGAGTTGGATTAGAAATTTTTATGGTTACATGAGCtcatttgtttcaaaacatCCACGAGAAGCTTATGTTAACTATAGAGATCTCGACATCGGACTTAATAACAAAGGTAACACAAGTTTTGAGCAAGCAAGTATTTGGGGTCATAAGTATTTCAAGAAGAACTTTGATAGGTTGGTACATGTGAAGACAATGATTGACCCAAAGAATTTTTTCAAGCATGAACAAAGCATCCCTCCTCTTTTCTCTTGA
- the LOC18602609 gene encoding cannabidiolic acid synthase, whose translation MKPPYITMFSILVLVLLSLSWTTSAQSHENFLHCLSSLHSDDSSSISKVIYTRNNSSYSSILESSIQNLRFSEPTTPKPLVIVTPLHASHIQTTIYCSRKHELQIRTRSGGHDFEGLSYVSKVPFVIVDLVNLRAVDVDIESKVAWVQSGATLGELYYGIAEKSKTLAFPAGNCHTVGVGGHFSGGAYGLLFRKYGLAVDNIIDAQFIDVNGRILNRKSMGEDLFWAIRGGGGGSFGIVLAWKVKLVHVPETVTVFAINKTLEQNAIKLVHRWQYVAPKLPHDMFSNVVLTKVNSSQDGKRTTLAVFSSFYLGGVDELIPLMQERFPELGLRKEDCTEMSWIESVIYFGQIQNGTVDILLDRSYKTTLVSPSFKAKSDYVKEPIPEIAFTGILSKLYEVEAESAGIGFVAYGGKMDEIPETATPFPHRAGNLYKIIYSVGWNEEDNVKSQKYLSWIRDFYSYMSSFVSKSPREAYVNYRDLDIGVNNKGNTSFAQASIWGRKYFKKNFDRLVYVKTMIDPKNYFKHEQSIPPLFS comes from the coding sequence ATGAAACCTCCTTACATTACAATGTTTTCGATTCTTGTTCTTGTTCTCTTATCCTTGTCATGGACAACTTCAGCTCAAAGCCATGAGAATTTCCTTCATTGCCTTTCCTCTCTTCATTCCGATGACTCTTCTTCCATTTCCAAAGTTATTTATACGCGAAATAATTCATCATATTCCTCCATTTTAGAGTCCTCTATTCAAAATCTTAGATTCTCTGAGCCAACTACCCCTAAACCTTTAGTCATTGTGACACCATTGCATGCTTCCCATATTCAAACTACAATATATTGTTCAAGGAAACATGAGCTTCAAATTAGAACTCGAAGTGGTGGTCATGATTTTGAAGGTCTTTCTTATGTCTCCAAAGTTCCATTTGTTATCGTTGATTTAGTTAATCTTCGAGCAGTCGATGTTGACATAGAAAGTAAAGTGGCATGGGTTCAATCTGGTGCAACTCTTGGGGAACTATATTATGGAATTGCTGAAAAAAGTAAAACTCTTGCTTTCCCTGCTGGTAATTGTCACACTGTGGGAGTTGGGGGGCACTTCAGCGGCGGGGCTTATGGTTTATTATTTCGAAAATATGGTCTTGCTGTTGATAATATAATTGATGCTCAATTTATCGATGTTAATGGGAGAATTCTCAACAGAAAATCCATGGGAGAAGATTTGTTTTGGGCAATTAGAGGAGGTGGAGGAGGTAGCTTTGGAATTGTCCTCGCATGGAAAGTAAAGTTGGTTCACGTCCCAGAAACTGTAACGGTATTCGCAATCAACAAGACCTTGGAGCAAAATGCGATCAAACTTGTTCATCGCTGGCAATATGTTGCACCCAAGCTTCCTCATGACATGTTCTCTAATGTTGTCCTAACAAAGGTGAACTCTAGTCAAGATGGGAAAAGGACAACTCTAGCTGTCTTTAGTTCCTTTTATCTTGGTGGGGTTGATGAGCTCATACCATTGATGCAAGAGAGATTTCCTGAGCTTGGATTAAGAAAGGAAGATTGTACTGAAATGAGTTGGATTGAATCTGTTATCTACTTTGGCCAAATTCAAAATGGAACTGTGGATATTTTACTTGACAGGAGTTACAAGACTACTCTTGTTAGTCCTTCATTCAAAGCAAAATCTGATTATGTGAAGGAACCTATTCCTGAAATTGCATTCACAGGAATATTGTCAAAACTTTATGAGGTAGAAGCAGAATCTGCTGGTATCGGTTTTGTTGCTTATGGAGGAAAAATGGATGAGATTCCAGAGACTGCAACTCCATTCCCACATAGAGCTGGCAACTTATACAAGATCATATATAGCGTGGGTTGGAACGAAGAAGACAACGTAAAATCCCAAAAGTACCTAAGTTGGATTAGAGATTTTTATAGCTACATGAGctcatttgtttcaaaatctCCACGAGAAGCTTATGTTAATTATAGAGATCTTGACATCGGAGTTAACAACAAAGGCAACACAAGTTTTGCGCAAGCAAGTATTTGGGGTCGTaaatatttcaagaaaaactTTGACAGGTTGGTATATGTGAAGACAATGATTGATCCCAAAAATTACTTCAAGCATGAACAAAGCATCCCTCCTCTTTTCTCTTGA